A window from Desulfotignum phosphitoxidans DSM 13687 encodes these proteins:
- a CDS encoding MOSC domain-containing protein, which produces MKIVSIAVSKKKGTVKQCVDQAELLENHGIQGDAHAGDWHRQLSFLASESIDAASTPEFVLTFGDFAENIATTGIDWKSQTIGQKVRLGDTALVEITQIGKQCHKKCAIYYRTGDCIMPKQGVFAKILTGGTIRVGDEINLME; this is translated from the coding sequence GTGAAAATTGTTTCCATTGCCGTCAGCAAAAAAAAAGGTACGGTCAAACAATGTGTCGACCAGGCAGAACTTCTGGAAAACCACGGCATCCAGGGGGATGCCCATGCCGGGGACTGGCACCGGCAGCTCAGTTTTCTGGCGTCTGAAAGCATTGATGCCGCCAGCACCCCGGAATTTGTCCTGACTTTCGGGGATTTTGCCGAAAACATCGCCACCACCGGTATTGACTGGAAATCCCAGACAATCGGGCAAAAAGTCCGCTTAGGGGACACGGCCCTGGTAGAGATCACCCAGATCGGCAAACAATGCCATAAAAAATGCGCCATCTATTACCGCACCGGCGACTGCATCATGCCTAAACAAGGCGTGTTTGCAAAAATTCTGACCGGCGGCACCATCCGCGTGGGCGATGAGATCAATCTTATGGAATGA
- a CDS encoding sigma-70 family RNA polymerase sigma factor: MKSETNKTNHRFKTLAYPHMSLVYNVALKYTGNAFDAHDLVQETYLMAFKYFYQLKDPDRIKPWLLKILRNNFLKTCRTNTEKHQQQQTDYIEHLKSCVEKIDTDDRLALAADTRLVNQAIDALPVKFKDVLTLYYMQDMPYKEIAAALDIPMGTVMSRLNRARERLKTILLDQLQDRRHIFQIHLETEST, translated from the coding sequence ATGAAATCTGAAACAAATAAAACCAACCACCGGTTTAAAACGCTGGCATATCCGCATATGTCACTGGTGTATAACGTGGCTCTCAAATATACCGGCAATGCGTTTGATGCCCATGACCTTGTTCAGGAAACCTATCTGATGGCTTTTAAATATTTTTATCAACTCAAGGATCCGGACCGGATCAAACCCTGGCTGCTGAAAATTCTGCGCAACAATTTTCTGAAAACATGCCGGACAAATACTGAGAAACACCAGCAGCAACAAACCGATTACATTGAGCATCTCAAATCCTGTGTGGAAAAAATCGATACAGACGACCGGCTGGCCCTGGCCGCAGACACCCGGCTGGTGAATCAGGCCATTGATGCGCTGCCGGTGAAATTCAAAGACGTCTTGACCCTGTATTACATGCAAGATATGCCGTACAAAGAGATCGCCGCTGCCCTGGATATCCCCATGGGCACGGTGATGTCCCGGCTGAACCGGGCCAGGGAACGGTTGAAAACCATACTGCTCGACCAGTTGCAGGACCGCCGGCACATCTTTCAGATCCATCTTGAAACGGAATCGACCTGA
- a CDS encoding anti-sigma factor, giving the protein MNCDTFLQWMKTHTGRGMPENPEVIDHLTSCPACRQLFSLDVCLESAIQQAFTPHNLPAGLAETIDDCLDQFNHSHPPMDLPGHVQSPPVKSTDPFFKNDTDKTALMKKSIQKQLRH; this is encoded by the coding sequence ATGAACTGCGATACATTTTTACAGTGGATGAAAACCCATACCGGCCGGGGAATGCCGGAAAATCCGGAAGTGATAGACCATCTGACGTCCTGCCCGGCATGCCGACAGCTCTTTTCTCTGGACGTCTGCCTGGAGTCCGCGATCCAGCAGGCGTTTACACCCCACAACCTGCCGGCGGGCCTGGCTGAAACCATTGACGACTGCCTGGATCAGTTCAATCATTCCCACCCGCCCATGGATTTGCCCGGACATGTCCAATCGCCACCCGTGAAATCGACTGACCCTTTTTTCAAAAATGACACAGACAAAACAGCACTGATGAAAAAATCCATTCAAAAACAACTCAGGCATTGA